The genomic interval TTAAAAAAAGCGCGAATGTCCATTACGATTCACCAACCAATGATATCGAAGAAAAACCGGAGAGCAGGTGCTCCTGGAATTGAAGCATTTCCTGTTCCGGAGAATTGTCCGCATGATCCATGCCGTCCAGGTGCAGAATGCCGTGGACGAGGAGCCGTTTGAGTTCGTCGTTCATCGACACGTTGAATTCCTCGCAATTCCGGGCAAGGGCGTCTACGCTGATCACGATGTCTCCGGCGTTGAACCAGGTAACCTCGTCGTCGTCGATGTACTCGTCTCCCTGTTCGAATGAAAGAACGTCCGTCGGACCTTCTATATCCCTGAAGCGCTTGTTGAGATCGGCGATAAAGGGGTCATGGCAGAACAATACCGACAACTCCCACTGATCGATATCGAGACGATTGAACACTTTCTGAATAAATGGTTCAACCCCGGTTATCCAAACAGGTTCAGCAAGCGCTTCGTCCGACGATACTTCGATCTTGTTACTCATTTCTTTTCCCTTTACCGATTAGGTCTTTTATCTTTTGTTCCTGGGCATCCGGATCTTTTTGGTTCGGATACTCGATTCTTGAATGATAATATCCGGCCAGAATATTCACAAATGTTCGCGTTATGATTCCGATGTCGCGGAATGTCAATTCAGAGGAATCCAATTGATGGGCGTTGATCTTCTGTGAAATTAGCTCTCCGATGAATTTCTCCAAACGCGGAACGGACGGCTTGTCCAATGTGCGGCACGCGGCTTCTACGACGTCCGCCAGCATGACGACGGCGGACTCCTTCGTTTTAGGAGGATTTCCGGGATACGTGAAATCTTCGGGATCGACTGAATCGTCAAGCTTCTTCGCTTCGTTATAAAAATAGGTGATCAGGCTGTTGCCGTGGTGTTCGGAGATAATATCGATGATTTCTCTGGGGAGCCGCAGCTGGCGCGCTTTTTCGATGCCCTGCTTCACATGGCTGCGGATGACTGTCGCCGATAGCCTCGGATTGATGTCCAGGTGCTTATTGTAATCCGTTTGATTTTCGACGAAATATTCGCTTTGATCCATTTTTCCGATGTCGTGATAATACGCCCCGACTCGCGCGATGAGGGGATCGGCGCCTATTTCGCGGCACGCGCTCTCTGCCAGAGTCGCTACCATGATGGAATGATTATACGTCCCGGAAACCGAGAGCAGCATTTTTTTCATGATGGGAGAATTAAGATCGGAAAACTCCATCAATCTGAAGCTGCTCGAAGTATTTAAAAGAGATTCGATGATCGGCAAAAAACCGAGCACGAATATGCCGCTCATGAATCCGTTTATCGAAGATCCGAATACCGGAGTCCACGCATCCCTCGATGAGGAGGGAAATACAACGCTTAAAAAGACAACAAGAAGAGGATTCAATACTGCGAGAATACAGGCAGATTTAACAAGATCGATGCGCTTTCCCGATACCCGCATCACCGCGATGCCGCTGATGCCAGAAAACAGGGAAAACAAGGCGGGAGCCAGAGTGAAATTCGAGGCGATCAAAGATCCGCACGCCAAAATCACGGAGAACAGCACGGCGACGCGCTGATTTATCAATATAGTCACCAGCATGGCGATCATGGCCGACGGAATGATCATAACCATATCCAGGGGAAGGGAGAAAAAGTGAATTCTCCCCGCGATGAGAACGATCAGATAATTGAGGGAAAAGAAGACGCATAAAAGAACTATCGTCCGGAACTCGGCCAACTCCTGGGGAAGCGCGGTGAAAAACATATAAAAGGACAAGAAAATAGTAAGAAGCAGAAACAGCAAGGAACCGCTGAATTGGCGTATATCTATGTATACGCCTGAATTAGCAAGCGCGTGAAGCTGGCGGAAGCTTTCATCAGTTATAATGAAACCCCTTTTGATTATTTTCTGGCCCTTTTGGAGAACAACCAGCACAGGCTGAACCTGGCGGATAGCGGCTTCCAGCTTAGCTTCGCTTTCGTCCGCCTGATACACCAGGTTTTCAGAGACGAAGGGTAAAAAGAGCGGCATAATCAAATCTGCCAGTTCAGTTTTTTTCTGCATGAGAGAAAGAGACTTCACGACATAGGACCGTAAACCGTCTCTGGTCAGCAAAGTCTTGATCGGCACTTCCTGCCGTTCGACACGGTCGTTTCGCGACCGAACGACCTCAACCTCAAGTTCGTTGAAACGCTCCATGCCCGCATCGGGAAAGGCCGTGACGCCCTCATTAACAAGCTGCTTAAAAAGACTTCGCGCAGTCAACAGCACGTCATCCCTGTTTTGAGCCGAGAACAGTTTTTTTGCCTCTTTCTGTTCAAGAATGCCGGGATATTCCTGTTGAAGATTCAGCATGAACTGATCAAATTGGCGGTACTCGTTGAACGATTGCGTTAAAAACAGAGCGAAGGATGAAAAATTATTCTGCATCGACGCGGAGAGCGCGTTGTCGTATCGGAAAACGGCAGTTATCAGTTTTTGCCTGGCTTCCCGGCGTATTCTGGTGG from Teretinema zuelzerae carries:
- a CDS encoding HD family phosphohydrolase — translated: MNKKKNSLFAHLISLAVQTIRAKLALLILFSSVFAILAFATYFSFLEMNGFRQVNLLDFEVGKVAERDVTTSREISFVDENATRIRREARQKLITAVFRYDNALSASMQNNFSSFALFLTQSFNEYRQFDQFMLNLQQEYPGILEQKEAKKLFSAQNRDDVLLTARSLFKQLVNEGVTAFPDAGMERFNELEVEVVRSRNDRVERQEVPIKTLLTRDGLRSYVVKSLSLMQKKTELADLIMPLFLPFVSENLVYQADESEAKLEAAIRQVQPVLVVLQKGQKIIKRGFIITDESFRQLHALANSGVYIDIRQFSGSLLFLLLTIFLSFYMFFTALPQELAEFRTIVLLCVFFSLNYLIVLIAGRIHFFSLPLDMVMIIPSAMIAMLVTILINQRVAVLFSVILACGSLIASNFTLAPALFSLFSGISGIAVMRVSGKRIDLVKSACILAVLNPLLVVFLSVVFPSSSRDAWTPVFGSSINGFMSGIFVLGFLPIIESLLNTSSSFRLMEFSDLNSPIMKKMLLSVSGTYNHSIMVATLAESACREIGADPLIARVGAYYHDIGKMDQSEYFVENQTDYNKHLDINPRLSATVIRSHVKQGIEKARQLRLPREIIDIISEHHGNSLITYFYNEAKKLDDSVDPEDFTYPGNPPKTKESAVVMLADVVEAACRTLDKPSVPRLEKFIGELISQKINAHQLDSSELTFRDIGIITRTFVNILAGYYHSRIEYPNQKDPDAQEQKIKDLIGKGKRNE
- the ybeY gene encoding rRNA maturation RNase YbeY, coding for MSNKIEVSSDEALAEPVWITGVEPFIQKVFNRLDIDQWELSVLFCHDPFIADLNKRFRDIEGPTDVLSFEQGDEYIDDDEVTWFNAGDIVISVDALARNCEEFNVSMNDELKRLLVHGILHLDGMDHADNSPEQEMLQFQEHLLSGFSSISLVGES